One Psychrilyobacter piezotolerans DNA segment encodes these proteins:
- a CDS encoding ABC transporter permease: protein MNKIDFLQFLEYRSPEIFKLTGEHMKITGVAVFLAILVGVPLGIYITKNKKVANVILNTANIFQTLPSLALFGLIIPIMGIGFKPAIFVLFLYALLPIIKNTCIGINSIDPSIIEAGRGMGMTKTQILTMVEIPLALPIIMGGIRISTVINIGTATIAALIGAGGLGDFIFKGISMGNNNLILAGAIPTALLALSVDFILGLVEKNLTPQGLKNS from the coding sequence ATGAATAAAATAGATTTTTTACAATTTTTAGAGTATAGAAGTCCAGAAATTTTTAAACTGACAGGAGAACACATGAAGATAACAGGAGTTGCGGTTTTTCTTGCAATTCTTGTAGGGGTGCCTTTGGGAATATATATAACTAAAAACAAGAAGGTAGCCAACGTGATACTAAATACTGCAAATATATTCCAGACTTTACCAAGTTTGGCTCTGTTTGGACTTATAATTCCAATTATGGGAATAGGCTTCAAGCCTGCAATATTTGTTTTATTTTTATATGCGTTACTGCCTATTATTAAAAATACATGTATAGGAATAAACAGTATAGATCCTTCGATAATCGAAGCTGGAAGAGGAATGGGAATGACCAAGACACAGATACTGACAATGGTTGAAATACCTCTGGCTCTGCCTATTATTATGGGAGGGATCAGAATATCCACGGTAATCAATATCGGTACTGCAACAATAGCGGCTCTTATAGGAGCTGGAGGACTAGGGGACTTTATCTTCAAGGGAATATCTATGGGTAATAATAATTTGATCTTAGCTGGAGCTATACCAACAGCTCTTTTAGCATTATCAGTTGACTTTATTCTAGGTCTTGTGGAAAAAAATCTGACTCCTCAAGGGTTAAAGAATAGCTAA
- a CDS encoding polyprenyl synthetase family protein, which yields MRYTKELIKIEENIELLMEALTDEFTRQETRRLINSGGKRLRPLFLILAAKAGTINDKCYEAAASLELLHTSSLIHDDIIDHGKMRRGRETTVSVYGRGKAVSAGGILSIFAMDNIISLEDEKASAAMIDTLETLCLGELKQLDEKYNFEITYCDYITRISEKTASLFALSCSMGGILSGAEEGTVDKLYHIGFNLGCSFQILDDILDINGSEKGTGKICGQDIRTGIITLPYLLLMKKDPSFKKRILSMTYKSSSSEFDEVTDEVRKSSALKEAYGVSNFFLDKACNLLSTLGCPEVEEGFTHIINKLYRKRSTTKEA from the coding sequence ATGAGATATACAAAAGAATTGATAAAGATAGAGGAAAATATAGAACTTCTTATGGAGGCTCTGACAGATGAGTTTACCAGGCAAGAAACGAGGAGACTTATAAACTCAGGGGGGAAACGATTGAGACCTCTTTTTCTGATCTTAGCTGCCAAGGCTGGAACTATTAATGATAAGTGCTATGAAGCTGCAGCATCTTTGGAGCTTCTTCATACTTCATCTTTAATTCATGATGATATAATTGATCATGGAAAGATGAGGAGGGGGCGGGAAACTACGGTAAGTGTCTATGGAAGGGGAAAGGCAGTTTCTGCAGGAGGGATCCTATCTATTTTTGCCATGGATAATATTATATCCCTGGAAGATGAAAAAGCTTCAGCTGCTATGATAGATACCTTGGAAACCCTTTGTTTAGGAGAACTAAAGCAGTTGGATGAAAAATACAATTTTGAAATAACCTACTGTGATTATATAACTAGGATTTCTGAAAAAACAGCTTCCCTTTTCGCCCTTTCATGCAGTATGGGAGGGATTTTATCGGGAGCTGAGGAGGGAACCGTAGATAAACTTTACCATATTGGTTTCAACCTAGGGTGCAGCTTCCAGATCCTGGATGACATCCTGGATATAAATGGTTCAGAGAAAGGAACAGGAAAGATCTGCGGTCAGGATATACGTACGGGAATAATTACCCTGCCTTATCTGCTTTTGATGAAGAAAGATCCCAGTTTTAAAAAGAGGATCCTTTCAATGACCTATAAATCCAGCAGTTCTGAATTTGATGAAGTGACAGATGAAGTTAGAAAAAGCTCTGCCTTAAAGGAGGCATATGGTGTGAGTAACTTCTTTTTAGACAAGGCTTGCAATCTTCTCTCCACCCTGGGATGCCCTGAGGTTGAAGAAGGTTTTACACATATCATAAACAAATTATACAGAAAGAGGTCTACAACAAAAGAGGCTTGA
- a CDS encoding SPFH domain-containing protein has protein sequence MKIKYFPIYWVRQYQRGIVELFGKYRRFAEPGFHVQFPIFEITRVRDVREHTMDIAPQNVITKDNVEINVDGIVWARPLFPEEEIKKTFYNIDNWMNAVMKLAQTNLRQEFGKLTLDESLTARGKIAMDMQISLDKLAEEWGITVTKVEIKVIDPPSDIKEAMHKQKTAEQERRAMRLLATGRFEAAEQDKLALIQIAEGRKQAKIKVAEGQAQAIKLVNEAARQYFVGNAKDLKRLEVVEESLKDNSKIILTKDGISPNIILGEVPIHERKKEEGVPSKDDTKNLSEEILKRYDV, from the coding sequence ATGAAGATAAAATATTTTCCAATATACTGGGTCAGACAATATCAGAGAGGGATAGTGGAACTCTTTGGAAAATACCGGCGGTTTGCAGAGCCGGGATTTCACGTTCAATTTCCTATTTTTGAGATAACCAGGGTCAGAGATGTGAGAGAACACACCATGGATATCGCTCCTCAAAATGTCATAACCAAGGATAATGTAGAGATAAATGTAGATGGTATAGTGTGGGCAAGACCTCTCTTTCCTGAAGAGGAGATAAAGAAAACTTTTTATAATATCGACAATTGGATGAATGCAGTAATGAAATTAGCCCAGACAAATCTCAGACAGGAATTTGGTAAACTGACTCTGGATGAAAGTTTAACAGCCAGAGGAAAGATAGCCATGGACATGCAGATATCCTTGGATAAGCTGGCAGAAGAATGGGGAATAACAGTAACCAAGGTAGAAATAAAGGTCATTGATCCCCCTTCGGATATAAAGGAGGCCATGCATAAACAAAAAACTGCTGAACAAGAAAGGCGGGCTATGCGTCTTTTGGCTACAGGTAGATTTGAAGCTGCAGAACAAGATAAACTGGCTCTTATACAGATTGCTGAAGGGAGAAAGCAGGCTAAAATAAAAGTAGCTGAAGGGCAGGCCCAGGCTATAAAACTTGTCAATGAAGCAGCCAGGCAGTATTTTGTAGGAAACGCCAAGGATCTCAAGAGGTTAGAAGTAGTGGAAGAATCCCTGAAGGATAACTCCAAAATCATCCTTACAAAGGATGGAATAAGTCCGAATATCATCTTAGGAGAGGTCCCTATCCATGAAAGAAAAAAAGAGGAAGGAGTCCCGTCTAAAGACGACACAAAAAATCTTTCAGAGGAAATACTAAAAAGATACGATGTATAA
- a CDS encoding DeoR/GlpR family DNA-binding transcription regulator, protein MFAQERRSEILKILMNKTKVRVKELSLNFDVSEVIIRKDLKLLEEEGKLERTHGGAILKKEIPVDISLNHRKVVNLGGKKKITNKLYKIIEDGEIVFLDSSSTNLLLAEKLAESPKKITVVTNMLDIMKCLDGVDKIELIGIGGTYHSVLGIFLGGLALDSVLKINTQKLFLGGTGIDVQKGNISIIDSNEATLKKAMIQMASKVYFVCEKDKFHSYGIYNFGTIDDLDAVVVDEKPEKQFEEKLRENGVEII, encoded by the coding sequence ATGTTTGCTCAGGAGAGACGATCAGAGATATTAAAGATCCTTATGAATAAAACAAAGGTAAGAGTGAAGGAATTAAGCCTTAATTTTGATGTCAGTGAAGTCATCATACGAAAGGATTTGAAACTTTTAGAAGAGGAGGGAAAGTTAGAGAGAACCCATGGAGGAGCCATCTTAAAAAAAGAAATCCCCGTGGATATCTCCCTCAACCACAGAAAGGTAGTCAATTTAGGAGGAAAAAAAAAGATAACCAATAAACTCTATAAAATTATAGAGGATGGAGAAATTGTATTTTTAGACTCCTCCAGTACCAATCTTCTCCTTGCTGAAAAATTAGCTGAATCACCCAAGAAAATCACAGTAGTAACCAATATGCTGGATATCATGAAATGCCTGGATGGAGTGGACAAGATTGAACTCATAGGTATCGGCGGGACATACCACAGTGTTTTGGGAATTTTTTTAGGGGGGCTGGCCTTAGACTCTGTCCTCAAAATAAATACACAGAAACTTTTTCTAGGAGGAACAGGAATAGATGTTCAAAAAGGGAATATCAGTATCATTGACTCCAATGAAGCAACCTTAAAAAAAGCCATGATTCAAATGGCCTCAAAGGTATATTTTGTATGCGAAAAAGATAAATTTCATTCCTACGGAATCTATAACTTTGGAACTATCGATGACCTGGATGCTGTAGTGGTAGATGAAAAACCTGAAAAACAATTTGAAGAGAAATTAAGGGAAAATGGTGTGGAAATTATTTAG
- a CDS encoding ABC transporter ATP-binding protein produces the protein MIELKNVTKSFDGKNKVVSNLNLKIEKGEFVVLIGESGCGKTTTMKMINLLEKPTKGEIFIDGENVKSQDLMELRRNIGYVIQKVGLFPHMTIGENIELVPTLKKWSKEEKKARTFELLELMDLPAEDFYYRYPNELSGGQQQRIGIARALAVNPEIILMDEPFSALDPITREKLQDEMMNLQDELGKTIVFVTHDMDEALKLADKIAVIKDGEVIQFDTPEEILKNPANHFVEYFFGKDRMWKTPEMLLAKDIMKKKFGKIGVKGSPARAIEIMKERETNTLIVVDREGEKKQKPVGVVTRNMIMKNNGHSMKMKEIMASSEDFIIDENTNMVEVLNIMSKINFRSIPIVNKDKLLVGAITPISLLNIITEISPSIEGGEL, from the coding sequence ATGATTGAATTGAAAAACGTTACCAAAAGTTTCGATGGTAAGAATAAAGTGGTTAGTAATCTTAATCTAAAGATTGAAAAAGGAGAGTTTGTTGTTCTCATAGGGGAAAGTGGATGCGGTAAGACTACAACTATGAAAATGATTAACCTTTTGGAAAAACCAACAAAGGGTGAAATATTCATAGACGGAGAAAATGTAAAAAGTCAGGATCTCATGGAGCTCAGAAGAAATATAGGTTATGTTATTCAAAAGGTTGGATTGTTTCCGCATATGACAATCGGTGAAAACATAGAACTTGTTCCTACTCTTAAGAAGTGGTCAAAAGAGGAGAAAAAAGCGAGGACCTTTGAATTGCTGGAGCTTATGGATCTTCCGGCAGAAGATTTTTATTACAGGTATCCAAATGAACTAAGTGGAGGACAGCAGCAAAGGATAGGGATAGCAAGGGCCCTGGCTGTAAATCCAGAGATAATACTCATGGATGAACCATTCAGTGCCTTGGATCCTATAACAAGAGAAAAACTTCAGGATGAGATGATGAATCTTCAGGATGAACTGGGAAAAACAATAGTTTTTGTTACTCATGATATGGATGAGGCTCTAAAGCTGGCAGATAAAATAGCCGTAATTAAAGATGGAGAGGTTATTCAATTTGATACCCCAGAAGAGATACTGAAAAATCCAGCAAATCATTTTGTAGAGTATTTCTTTGGAAAGGACAGAATGTGGAAAACTCCTGAAATGCTGTTAGCAAAGGATATAATGAAGAAGAAATTTGGGAAAATAGGGGTTAAAGGAAGTCCGGCGAGGGCCATAGAGATAATGAAGGAAAGAGAGACAAATACCCTTATCGTAGTAGACAGAGAGGGAGAGAAGAAACAAAAACCTGTAGGAGTAGTCACAAGAAACATGATAATGAAAAACAATGGCCACAGTATGAAGATGAAAGAAATAATGGCATCCAGTGAGGATTTTATTATAGATGAAAATACTAATATGGTGGAAGTTCTGAATATAATGTCAAAAATAAACTTCAGATCCATACCAATAGTAAATAAAGATAAATTACTAGTAGGAGCAATTACTCCAATAAGTCTTCTTAACATAATTACAGAAATATCTCCAAGTATAGAAGGAGGGGAACTTTAA
- a CDS encoding EAL domain-containing protein — protein MILLITKEKDASLKKMKTLENLGYEALHTSSPEKALDLIINNKKINLVVIDINSIHNYIIFIENILAIRDIPIIYITSTTEKSPIEKINSACYGYLHDDSNDFIFDSTIKMAFNLFEKNERKNIYKSIFENHHAAMLVIDPKNDDIIQANPAAINFYGWNQKELTGMKITDLNILSKDKVHTEMQLAKSKKKNHFSFRHKLSNGAIKDVEVHAGSIVVGGKTRLLSIVNDVTKRKQAEKTIERLAYFDSLTSLPNRKMFFDNFPKAIIRAEQNNLKVALLYIDLDSFKDINDSFGHPTGDQLLVEVAKLFKKNLHKNNTVFRLGGDEFAITVENISNSQEGSKVADKLLSLLKNPFTLENNKLFSFASIGISIYPDDGLNVDTLLKNSDIAMYQAKNNGKNNYLFYTSKMNEIAKRKITIETNLRHALKNEELTLFYQPKIDFNDGKITGAESLLRWFPNKDESIPPSEFIPIAETSGLILEVDKWVLSTVCRQLKKWKDLGYPDQKISVNVSGMHFKQGRILKTLGDILDEIEIPPKSLEIEITEGIFLEDIKESALILEQLQSMGIDISVDDFGTGYSSFGYLKRLPVSTLKIDRSFISNAATNSDDASITKAIIMMAKLLNLKVIAEGVETIEQVELLHAEGCHEMQGYYFAKPMSIDKYEIFLDKL, from the coding sequence ATGATTTTATTGATAACTAAAGAAAAAGATGCTTCACTAAAAAAAATGAAAACACTAGAAAATTTAGGATATGAGGCACTTCATACCTCTTCTCCCGAGAAAGCGCTTGATTTGATTATAAATAATAAAAAAATTAATTTAGTTGTAATTGATATCAATTCAATTCATAATTATATAATTTTTATAGAAAATATCCTGGCAATAAGAGATATCCCTATTATTTATATCACATCTACAACTGAAAAAAGTCCCATTGAAAAAATTAATTCTGCTTGTTATGGGTACCTCCATGACGATTCAAATGATTTTATTTTTGATTCTACAATTAAAATGGCTTTTAATCTCTTTGAGAAAAATGAAAGAAAAAATATATATAAAAGTATATTTGAAAATCATCATGCTGCAATGCTGGTTATTGATCCTAAAAATGATGATATCATTCAAGCCAATCCTGCAGCCATTAATTTTTATGGATGGAACCAGAAAGAATTAACAGGGATGAAAATAACCGATCTAAATATACTGAGTAAAGATAAAGTACACACTGAGATGCAGTTGGCAAAATCCAAAAAGAAAAATCATTTTTCCTTTAGGCATAAATTATCTAATGGAGCCATTAAAGACGTTGAGGTCCACGCAGGATCAATAGTGGTAGGAGGAAAGACCAGGCTGCTTTCTATTGTTAATGACGTTACCAAGCGTAAGCAAGCAGAAAAAACGATTGAACGCCTGGCCTACTTTGACTCATTAACATCTTTACCTAATCGAAAAATGTTTTTTGATAACTTTCCTAAAGCAATTATCAGGGCAGAGCAGAATAATTTAAAAGTTGCTCTTCTTTATATCGATTTAGATTCTTTTAAGGATATTAATGACTCCTTTGGACACCCCACAGGTGACCAGCTTCTCGTAGAAGTCGCGAAGCTGTTTAAAAAAAATCTCCATAAAAATAATACTGTATTTCGTTTAGGAGGAGACGAATTTGCAATAACAGTAGAAAATATCTCAAACTCACAAGAGGGATCTAAAGTTGCTGATAAACTTCTCAGTCTTTTAAAAAATCCTTTTACCCTTGAAAACAACAAACTGTTTTCTTTTGCCAGTATAGGTATTTCTATTTATCCTGATGATGGATTAAATGTCGATACTCTCTTGAAAAATTCAGATATTGCAATGTATCAAGCAAAAAATAACGGGAAAAATAACTATTTATTTTACACTTCAAAAATGAATGAAATTGCAAAAAGAAAAATCACAATAGAAACTAATCTGCGTCATGCCCTTAAAAATGAAGAGTTAACTCTTTTTTATCAGCCAAAGATCGATTTTAATGACGGTAAAATAACAGGGGCAGAATCTCTGCTTCGTTGGTTTCCCAACAAAGATGAGTCTATACCTCCTTCTGAATTTATTCCTATAGCGGAAACATCCGGATTGATTTTAGAGGTAGATAAATGGGTTTTGTCAACAGTGTGCAGACAATTGAAAAAATGGAAAGATCTTGGATATCCGGATCAAAAAATTTCAGTAAATGTTTCAGGTATGCACTTCAAACAAGGACGAATTTTAAAAACATTGGGAGATATCCTGGATGAAATCGAAATCCCTCCCAAATCTCTTGAAATCGAAATTACAGAAGGGATCTTCTTAGAAGATATCAAAGAATCGGCATTAATTTTAGAACAGCTCCAGTCCATGGGAATAGATATATCCGTTGACGATTTCGGAACAGGTTATTCATCCTTCGGTTACTTAAAACGTCTCCCAGTGAGCACTCTTAAAATTGACAGGAGTTTCATTTCCAATGCAGCAACTAACTCAGATGATGCTTCAATTACCAAAGCAATAATAATGATGGCTAAACTCCTTAATTTAAAAGTCATTGCTGAAGGTGTAGAAACAATAGAACAGGTGGAATTATTACATGCTGAAGGCTGTCACGAGATGCAGGGATATTATTTCGCAAAACCTATGTCAATTGATAAATATGAAATTTTTTTGGATAAACTATAG
- a CDS encoding DUF523 domain-containing protein, producing the protein MTYIFDEKIRIGISACMYGAKVRYNSKGYEMMGYLKREKSNYVWTPVCPEVMSGMGVTRLPIRLTGGNGHDFWEGKVKVKNKIGRDVSLMMKKGAEACFETLERARVDAYIFMEGSPSCGVYRTTLRNKRLGHPPGVFGSLLLKKGLFLIPAQDLQSPVKWWDWRRRLSAFVWLKHRPMSNLNELYDTWHTLKFLSQEIDEKFARELGKKIADFKIEPPLNVLEDIRWQILNTLRKPSDVKKVKQWLWKNYTHLKKHEGIELESVCPPEIYRNMTNIVDEMITVEREVKSKDILFGTSPIIYSPRY; encoded by the coding sequence TTGACATATATCTTTGATGAAAAAATAAGAATTGGAATTTCAGCCTGTATGTATGGTGCAAAAGTCAGATATAATTCAAAGGGATATGAAATGATGGGATATCTTAAACGGGAAAAATCAAATTATGTTTGGACTCCTGTCTGTCCTGAGGTCATGAGCGGCATGGGAGTCACAAGGCTTCCTATCAGGCTCACAGGGGGGAATGGTCATGACTTTTGGGAGGGAAAGGTTAAAGTCAAAAATAAAATAGGAAGAGATGTTTCATTAATGATGAAAAAAGGTGCCGAAGCTTGTTTTGAAACATTGGAAAGGGCCCGTGTAGATGCCTATATTTTCATGGAGGGAAGCCCCAGCTGCGGGGTATACAGAACTACACTAAGAAATAAAAGACTGGGACATCCGCCGGGAGTCTTTGGGTCATTATTATTAAAAAAAGGACTTTTTTTAATTCCGGCACAAGATCTTCAAAGTCCTGTTAAATGGTGGGATTGGAGAAGAAGACTGAGTGCCTTTGTCTGGCTAAAACATCGTCCAATGAGTAATTTAAATGAACTTTATGATACCTGGCACACCCTAAAATTTTTATCCCAGGAGATTGATGAAAAATTTGCAAGGGAATTGGGGAAAAAAATAGCTGATTTTAAAATAGAGCCACCTTTAAATGTTTTAGAGGATATAAGGTGGCAGATTTTAAATACCTTAAGAAAACCTTCCGATGTAAAAAAAGTTAAGCAGTGGCTGTGGAAAAATTATACCCATTTAAAAAAACACGAAGGAATTGAATTAGAATCAGTTTGTCCCCCTGAAATTTATAGAAATATGACTAATATTGTAGATGAAATGATTACTGTTGAAAGAGAGGTTAAAAGTAAGGATATTTTATTTGGTACTTCTCCAATTATTTATTCTCCCAGGTATTAA
- a CDS encoding glycine betaine ABC transporter substrate-binding protein, translating to MNKLFKNVVLIMTIMVFAACGKKEAEVETIKIGHKNYTEQRVLGQLFAVMIENHTDYKTDVKELGGTKIVFEALKSGDIDLYPEFSGTAYVALLNESGLKDPSEVHKLVKDRLKAENNLDYLNPLGYNNTYTLAVRTETAEKYNLKTFSDIAKVSNELVIGATMEFLEREDGMLGLKKVYPGMEFKNEKGLDGGLRYTAIKDGVIDAADAFSTDGKLIAYNLVILEDDKNFFPPYYVAPLLNGEFAATHPDIVEILGKLSGQINEKEMQNMNYRVAEEGIPTKIVAEEFLKKKGLL from the coding sequence ATGAATAAGTTATTTAAAAATGTAGTACTTATTATGACAATTATGGTATTTGCTGCATGTGGGAAAAAAGAGGCTGAGGTAGAAACAATCAAGATCGGTCACAAAAACTACACAGAACAAAGAGTACTAGGACAATTGTTTGCAGTTATGATTGAAAATCATACTGATTATAAGACTGATGTAAAAGAATTAGGAGGAACAAAGATTGTATTTGAAGCCCTAAAAAGTGGAGATATAGATCTTTACCCTGAATTTTCTGGGACGGCATATGTAGCCCTTTTAAATGAAAGTGGATTAAAAGATCCTAGTGAAGTCCATAAACTTGTAAAGGATAGACTTAAAGCAGAGAATAATTTGGATTATTTAAATCCTTTAGGTTATAACAACACATATACTTTGGCAGTAAGAACTGAAACTGCTGAGAAATATAACCTAAAAACATTTTCAGATATAGCAAAGGTTTCAAATGAACTGGTAATTGGAGCGACTATGGAATTTCTTGAAAGAGAAGATGGAATGTTAGGTCTTAAGAAGGTCTATCCAGGAATGGAATTTAAAAATGAAAAAGGTCTTGACGGAGGGCTTCGTTATACTGCTATAAAAGATGGTGTGATAGATGCTGCAGATGCTTTTTCTACAGATGGAAAACTTATCGCTTATAATCTTGTTATATTAGAAGACGATAAGAACTTCTTCCCGCCATACTATGTTGCACCACTTTTAAATGGTGAATTTGCAGCTACTCACCCTGATATAGTAGAAATTTTAGGGAAACTTTCGGGTCAGATCAATGAGAAAGAGATGCAGAATATGAACTATAGGGTTGCCGAAGAGGGAATTCCTACAAAAATTGTTGCAGAAGAGTTTCTTAAGAAAAAAGGGCTTCTATAA
- a CDS encoding flavodoxin family protein, producing the protein MKVVAFNGSPKANGNTNSAIEMAASELRKEGIEVEIVHVGNKLIQGCIACNACMKNRDEKCIIKGDDVNEWIQKMKEADGVILGSPVHYAAIGGTMKSFLDRAFYVMGAKSMLRHKVGAAVVAVRRSGGIPAFEQLNNYLNYSEMVMPTANYWNVIHGTTPGDAEGDAEGRQIMEVLGRNMAWVLKLIENGRGKVEPPKLERKKWTSFIR; encoded by the coding sequence ATGAAGGTAGTAGCATTTAATGGAAGTCCAAAGGCAAATGGGAACACTAACTCAGCAATAGAAATGGCAGCTTCAGAACTCCGAAAAGAAGGAATAGAAGTAGAAATTGTCCATGTAGGAAATAAACTTATTCAAGGATGTATCGCATGTAATGCCTGTATGAAGAACAGAGATGAAAAATGTATAATAAAAGGTGATGATGTCAATGAATGGATACAGAAGATGAAGGAAGCTGACGGTGTAATCTTGGGATCTCCTGTGCATTATGCAGCCATTGGAGGAACGATGAAGTCATTTTTAGACAGAGCCTTCTATGTCATGGGAGCTAAATCTATGTTAAGACATAAAGTAGGCGCTGCAGTAGTTGCAGTAAGGCGTTCCGGAGGAATACCGGCCTTCGAACAGCTAAATAATTACTTGAATTATTCAGAGATGGTAATGCCCACTGCAAATTATTGGAATGTTATCCATGGGACTACTCCCGGGGATGCAGAAGGGGATGCAGAAGGAAGGCAGATCATGGAAGTTTTAGGAAGAAATATGGCGTGGGTATTAAAGTTAATTGAAAATGGAAGGGGTAAGGTGGAACCTCCCAAATTGGAAAGAAAAAAATGGACTAGTTTTATCAGATAA
- a CDS encoding demethylmenaquinone methyltransferase, which translates to MPVERDKERRVHSVFQKISFCYDFMNDIITLGVHRLWKKDLIKSIPVESKIILDLCCGTGDIAIGIGNKLKTSQIKALDFSEGMLQVARKRTVAAHLKNIELIQGNALSLPFKDGSFDTVTISFGIRNTSDYRKVLDEIYRVLIPGGIFFCMEASYPDLFLVRRALKTYCRFIVPIMGKLLVKSYGEYRWLDESVEAFISKEELTALIEGAGFTGINLKTYFGGSCTLHSGIKGGADGC; encoded by the coding sequence ATGCCGGTTGAAAGAGATAAGGAAAGGCGGGTTCATAGTGTATTTCAAAAAATTTCATTCTGCTATGATTTTATGAATGATATCATTACCCTGGGGGTACACAGACTTTGGAAAAAAGATCTTATTAAAAGTATCCCAGTGGAGAGTAAGATAATTTTGGATCTATGTTGTGGTACCGGGGATATTGCCATTGGAATAGGAAATAAATTAAAAACTTCCCAGATAAAAGCTCTTGACTTCAGTGAGGGGATGCTTCAAGTAGCCCGAAAAAGAACTGTGGCAGCTCATCTTAAGAATATAGAGTTAATTCAGGGGAATGCTCTTTCCCTACCTTTTAAAGATGGCAGTTTTGATACTGTTACTATTTCTTTTGGTATTAGAAATACATCTGATTATAGAAAAGTTCTCGATGAAATATATCGTGTCTTGATACCTGGGGGAATATTTTTCTGTATGGAGGCTTCCTATCCCGATCTATTCTTAGTCAGAAGAGCACTGAAAACTTACTGTAGGTTTATAGTTCCCATTATGGGGAAACTTTTAGTGAAATCTTATGGGGAATACCGATGGCTGGATGAATCTGTGGAAGCTTTTATATCCAAAGAAGAACTCACAGCGCTTATAGAGGGAGCAGGATTTACCGGGATAAATCTTAAAACCTATTTTGGGGGAAGCTGTACCCTGCATTCTGGAATTAAAGGAGGAGCAGATGGATGCTAA
- a CDS encoding prenyltransferase, which yields MTKKQLFTILEPKTWSASIIPVLIGTLYSTYRVGNFRLDLFIAVLFSAVGVQCFANVINDYSDYISGLDTRETVYDREGSILVFDDISLIQVKKLMACLVICTLFPAVYLIFHRGLVVAVIGIIGFLVAYLYSAGPLPISKTFLGELFSGLTMGGLITWLAYYVQAGYIDENIILISIPLIIYIGSILLTNGICDIEKDQGTRVTIPILMGRERSIDILKFAYIMMYVFVFLSIVLKSLPVSMFLIFLSIPLVVKKLKFIAVENITLKNRSKIMENSVLSGIIFFFFYIIIILGEILRREFL from the coding sequence ATGACTAAAAAACAATTATTCACCATCCTCGAACCAAAAACTTGGTCGGCGTCTATTATCCCGGTACTTATAGGAACTCTTTATTCAACATACCGAGTTGGGAATTTTAGATTGGATCTATTTATAGCTGTATTATTTTCTGCAGTAGGAGTCCAGTGTTTTGCCAATGTAATCAATGATTATTCTGATTATATAAGCGGGTTAGATACTAGAGAGACTGTATATGACAGGGAGGGCAGTATTCTGGTTTTTGATGATATTTCCCTTATTCAAGTAAAAAAACTGATGGCCTGTCTGGTGATCTGTACATTATTTCCAGCAGTCTACCTTATCTTTCATAGAGGGCTTGTAGTGGCTGTCATTGGAATTATAGGGTTTCTGGTTGCTTATCTTTACTCTGCAGGTCCCCTGCCAATATCCAAAACATTTTTAGGTGAATTATTTTCAGGATTGACCATGGGAGGCCTTATCACGTGGTTAGCATACTATGTTCAGGCCGGTTATATAGATGAAAATATTATATTGATTTCCATACCACTGATAATTTATATAGGCTCAATCCTCCTTACCAATGGTATTTGTGATATAGAGAAAGATCAAGGAACCAGAGTAACAATCCCTATTCTTATGGGGAGAGAGAGATCTATAGATATCCTAAAATTTGCCTATATAATGATGTATGTTTTTGTATTTTTAAGTATTGTTCTAAAAAGCCTGCCTGTTTCAATGTTTTTAATCTTTTTATCGATTCCATTGGTTGTGAAAAAACTTAAATTTATTGCAGTAGAAAATATAACTCTGAAAAACAGATCCAAGATTATGGAAAATTCAGTTTTATCGGGGATTATCTTTTTCTTCTTTTATATAATCATTATTTTAGGAGAAATTTTAAGGAGGGAGTTTTTATAA